From Penicillium psychrofluorescens genome assembly, chromosome: 1, one genomic window encodes:
- a CDS encoding uncharacterized protein (ID:PFLUO_000785-T1.cds;~source:funannotate): MPSFPTTPLVRPREDGMQLSYRLPHRVHAAKAYPIRSPNGSSIIIYGNENGLKVIWRGGKQFSALKESAPQEKSKSSGKDKDDDAVMIIDSDEEDAPEPVAAQEEVSYDFSTEETEVDPASPFEEILRQIDIPLGSRVLDLAVPRVLPEGARSPLDPFPPVLKSKIVVSAVCSDFSTRVITVPLVPPHPTQTDPQSWRIKTLTISGGITLQDVPRGVSLTFTCQEAEEDADRRKSRSRASSSGRWDLLVATHSAEGSGMLLLHRVPVLEDRLSEEDITSQRRLLPAPAQTIAFNPSSYPSVRHSTLLVAFHSGFVKIYSCFTVKKVTKSARRSSMPQEDYEAADIEGRWLISLYPGFEQGSTGLPRRKTIIDADWVLGGRAIMVLLVDGEWGVWDIEGAGPGNTKGPLHRQSSVQGVTGGSLTAYAVSGRILTPPTNSQSEAEQRPRFAPMTPSTKRVREDTLLKGSMNPASPSLCGEISVFQTNSSQEALPDESILLRHGRQSASIPSLLSLWRNAVRATGTFDASNRCRVTPFQDVHLMGENFQAIGHLLAPVRRSRAADRQPFEVLVAAEHQIMILAPRLVESDEEKVVAKAVEKEVTAETDQLMLRRGELDVEGMGRLLNGMANGTGSVRIGSPIKRARVFT; the protein is encoded by the exons ATGCCTTCGTTTCCCACCACACCCTTGGTTCGCCCGAGAGAAGATGGCATGCAACTAAG CTATCGGCTCCCCCACCGTGTTCACGCAGCCAAGGCCTACCCAATTCGAAGCCCAAACGGCTCTTCGATCATCATATACGGCAACGAGAATGGCTTGAAAGTTATCTGGAGAGGCGGGAAGCAATTCTCAGCTTTGAAGGAGTCGGCGCCCCAGGAAAAGAGCAAGAGCTCTGGGAAGGACAAAGACGACGATGCGGTGATGATCATTGACtccgatgaagaggatgcgCCGGAGCCGGTAGCagcacaagaagaagtcaGCTACGACTTTAGCACGGAGGAGACCGAGGTCGATCCCGCTTCTCCGTTCGAAGAGATTCTGCGACAGATCGATATTCCCTTGGGGAGCCGAgtcctcgacctcgcggTGCCCCGTGTGCTCCCAGAGGGGGCACGCTCACCTCTCGACCCATTTCCGCCTGTTTTGAAGAGCAAGATTGTCGTATCGGCAGTCTGCTCTGACTTTTCGACTCGAGTCATCACGGTGCCGCTTGTTCCGCCGCACCCTACCCAAACGGATCCCCAAAGCTGGCGCATCAAAACCTTGACAATCAGCGGCGGTATTACTCTCCAGGATGTCCCGCGCGGCGTCTCTCTCACATTTACCTgtcaagaagcagaagaagatgcagatCGGCGAAAGTCTCGGAGCCGGGCTAGCAGCTCTGGGCGATGGGATCTGCTCGTGGCGACGCACTCTGCCGAAGGGTCAggcatgctgctgctgcaccgAGTTCCAGTTTTGGAGGATCGTTTGTCAGAGGAGGACATCACTTCTCAACGGCGGCTCTTGCCAGCCCCAGCGCAGACGATTGCCTTCAATCCATCCTCATACCCATCGGTTCGCCACTCCACATTGCTTGTGGCTTTCCATAGTGGATTTGTCAAGATTTATTCGTGTTTCACGGTGAAAAAAGTGACAAAGTCTGCTCGACGGTCTTCTATGCCGCAAGAGGATTACGAAGCTGCCGACATCGAAGGCCGGTGGCTGATCAGTTTGTACCCCGGCTTTGAGCAAGGCTCGACTGGGCTACCGCGACGCAAGACGATCATCGATGCTGACTGGGTGCTGGGCGGGCGGGCAATTATGGTTCTTTTGGTGGATGGCGAGTGGGGGGTGTGGGATATTGAAGGAGCCGGCCCTGGAAACACCAAGGGACCCTTGCACCGGCAGTCGAGCGTGCAGGGAGTGACTGGCGGTTCATTGACCGCATACGCCGTCAGCGGACGAATCCTCACCCCGCCAACTAACAGTCAGTCCGAAGCAGAGCAGCGGCCGCGGTTTGCACCTATGACCCCTTCCACGAAACGGGTCCGGGAAGATACGCTACTGAAGGGATCGATGAATCCGGCCAGCCCGTCCCTTTGTGGGGAGATTTCCGTGTTCCAGACCAATTCGTCGCAGGAAGCGCTTCCTGACGAGTCGATCCTGCTCCGACATGGCCGCCAGAGCGCATCCATTCCTAGTCTTCTATCTCTCTGGCGCAACGCGGTCCGAGCCACGGGCACATTTGACGCCTCGAACCGGTGCCGCGTGACTCCATTCCAGGACGTACACCTGATGGGTGAGAACTTCCAGGCAATCGGTCATTTACTTGCTCCTGTGCGGCGTTCGCGCGCAGCAGACCGCCAACCTTTTGAGGTGCTCGTGGCCGCAGAGCATCAGATCATGATCCTCGCTCCGCGACTGGTCGAATCCGACGAAGAGAAGGTGGTCGCAAAAGCAGTGGAAAAGGAAGTAACCGCGGAGACCGACCAGCTCATGCTCCGACGTGGCGAGCTGGATGTGGAGGGAATGGGTCGACTTCTGAACGGCATGGCGAATGGCACGGGCTCTGTGCGCATTGGCAGCCCCATTAAGCGGGCTCGTGTGTTCACTTGA
- a CDS encoding uncharacterized protein (ID:PFLUO_000786-T1.cds;~source:funannotate): MASARSLGLHEPSAVPYLVTEGILPPDPSDDQYKWSTSVDDSGLTGPVDDELVWTKHCVVWSRAGIVKRIFRLDPEKEEVRHALFTYFAAGRIKRSDRDVINPVSGARGGGQAQRARNQQLTSSGSTLDLHGDARVAVVAPQKANDNLSRALVVVLKSQAHIFFVAGNSHTVPLPFEVDTVFATPRGLLFQRKVPEDHEPRQHPTAPPNSFMSAPLFDPRASQSSTTKSKRPSLKISSVQGPAWVPKPSSSADLPRVFSLINPHSEMGLVVTSQTSSSWLQSSVSSTGRRPSGPSVLDSSDEIVYISQKDELPSSAQSSTNVPLILVVTLNTTTGLYTIWTARYRDDDFDASLKEKTRRETGGTRSKRRSSHFGMATGATTPAARGPRESFGAWPESRNASHQTETKLDEDDLASRVAQDFGDVGVPLKTSRRVSSLLARTDLATSQDRITFSDLATGSQSSNMPHGGPRQSIGGASTRASFGFNPRGSLPPGTGSVYSTAGSFADAPVDRLLEELNNDVLSEGLENIALRESTSGLPEELLLSKVDSFSSRFSANFHSSAQQTSSRRLKVSTLSSLDYGNAQNGNAAFVAVCIVDQSSRNMTVVNLRADRVAASKQRKKRQRPLLVHSAGIQHVPSVLDARKVFDGDISRILTLSVSDNGQRELSLQTPWGSPTRIDIPLPLQIYEPHGISATKIVSRPRESGVNRVLADPGLVFIELDHDCSRGKVDLVDSDKQRHRLQVQMEPRNDLVKKILRVCKFVLRDSEKAGDGVLVGWWEVYKWLQGREEITNDLEWTAMVVVLFSLAIPFVSHAEPQTPAKRVRRKKGLLRSSSGSYVDLESWEAMLNLESGSSGVVAPWMMDSSWGWIVEQDAIEDLAARDASRTPKAEQPNASRSTYRHNSYLIRCISLSREFLQSPRGSKATGCEGYLPISGAFSENTRRTSLCTLLVGLHLLREEQKLSTGDSEEAQRPLGLLAPVLAQIGGWLGWRSWKWTEDAYFGTEMASMERWQFEDTQISSIDVPHEPFAPPSIFAFLINAADLSSSNFITLLDLINAPDQAPRKGRMWRECFNLTPRTMALKCFFSEAQNVSTPLEKIRLLHRWGLTKSIIDTFPEGVSAPLYEAVMRCQMDASTSWDATLLELIDREDLYMSMNSVYTQSLATSQQPSLSHDAVRDFHLISTSALDIDTISAFEASAEADRFSVTRLIFREDKRFIEAARLLNQSKAPVAECVPEADWSDADLLDAQKELVQLVTFRTLSTPAGRAMLSFSGRLPLLTEKLPIPSFSLQCVMKPSNVTISAERSAFTEEKVCWAFFHNGVSTGLAISKASKGIDTSWILFNKPQDLTNRHAGFLLALGLNGHLKSLAKWVAFKYLTPKHTMTSIGLLLGLSASYLGTMDTLITRLLSVHVTRMLPIGAAELNLSPLTQTAGIMGIGLLYCGSQHRRMSEVMLSEIENIEQDEQSTSQEDLRDEGYRLAAGFALGLINLGKGNDLRGMRDMHIVERLLAVAVGTKNVDLSHVLDRATAGATIALTIIFMKTNDSVLAQKIDIPDTTVRFDYVRPDLFLLRTLARHLIMWDSIRPTADWISQSLPKVYRRRSRLSGVRQLRSEDMPFFNIIAGLCFSLGLRYSGSGHGPARDLLLFYLDQFLRISRLPALNYDSKLARNSVRNCQDIVALATSTVMAGTGDLALFRRLRSLHGRIDADTSYGSHMAAHMAIGMLFLGGGSYTLGTSDLAVASLLCAFYPIFPTTVLDNKCHLQAFRHLWVLATEPRCLIPRDLDTRRPISIPITITSHDGAIRTLTAPCLLPDPTSITHIGVCGPDHWPLVLEFGQNDALREKFRHGDPSIYLRRKAIHSASGSSSVFSSTLTGLSEAQDILPSTAGASAKFKGAPPSAWPNRTALLSGTESGSAATTTPSQSPWDWIFQLPSLSGLDIRERSLVLPSAFPTRAPRIATELSSAPPWLRTSAVDARLALSHTVRNIIQSARGRGADPDQVRDRIWQLRLLFDWLDRSSPAAENGADSLSSASSAAQPPGLWLRRDFVEEARWLVWGVQVGDLDGPVSTVT; this comes from the coding sequence ATGGCGTCCGCGCGGTCTCTGGGCCTCCACGAACCCTCAGCCGTCCCTTACCTGGTCACAGAGGGCATTCTtcctccagatccatcaGATGACCAATACAAATGGTCGACAAGTGTGGATGATAGCGGGCTGACTGGCCCTGTGGACGATGAGCTGGTGTGGACGAAGCATTGTGTGGTGTGGTCCCGCGCAGGGATAGTGAAGAGAATCTTCCGGCTAGATcccgagaaagaggaggtTCGGCATGCTTTGTTTACCTACTTCGCAGCGGGGAGAATCAAACGCTCTGATCGAGACGTCATCAACCCGGTGTCGGGCGCGCGGGGAGGTGGGCAGGCCCAGCGAGCTCGGAATCAGCAATTGACAAGCTCGGGCTCGACGTTGGATTTACATGGAGATGCGCGAGTCGCAGTTGTTGCACCCCAAAAGGCCAACGACAACCTCTCCCGGGCGTTAGTGGTGGTCCTCAAATCACAAGCCCATATCTTTTTCGTTGCGGGCAACAGCCACACCGTTCCTCTTCCATTTGAGGTCGATACTGTTTTTGCGACTCCTCGGGGGCTTTTATTTCAGAGAAAAGTCCCTGAAGACCATGAGCCACGCCAGCACCCAACTGCGCCTCCCAATTCCTTCATGTCCGCCCCTCTATTCGATCCCCGCGCTTCTCAATCCTCGACCACCAAAAGCAAGCGTCCATCTTTGAAGATCTCGTCTGTTCAGGGGCCTGCGTGGGTGCCAAAGCCCAGTTCAAGCGCTGACCTCCCCCGGGTGTTTTCTCTGATCAACCCTCATTCGGAAATGGGCCTGGTGGTGACTTCGCAGACGTCGTCTAGTTGGCTACAGAGCAGTGTCAGCAGTACGGGTCGAAGACCGTCAGGGCCATCTGTGCTGGATTCATCAGATGAAATTGTCTACATCTCCCAAAAAGACGAACTCCCAAGTTCAGCTCAATCCTCAACGAACGTGCCTTTGATTCTAGTGGTCACCTTGAACACAACGACAGGGCTCTATACGATATGGACTGCCCGATATAGAGACGATGACTTCGACGCCTCATTAAAAGAAAAGACCAGGCGAGAGACGGGGGGTACTCGATCGAAGAGGCGAAGCTCGCATTTCGGAATGGCTACCGGCGCAACCACACCTGCCGCTCGGGGACCACGGGAGAGCTTTGGGGCCTGGCCCGAGTCCCGTAATGCCTCCCACCAAACTGAGACGAAacttgacgaagatgatctggCTTCACGGGTAGCACAGGACTTTGGCGATGTCGGGGTGCCCCTCAAGACATCAAGACGAGTCAGCTCGCTGCTTGCGCGCACCGATCTAGCGACCAGCCAGGACCGGATTACATTCTCGGACCTTGCCACTGGGAGCCAGTCAAGCAATATGCCCCATGGTGGGCCCAGACAATCCATAGGAGGCGCGAGCACCCGTGCAAGCTTTGGTTTCAATCCTCGAGGCTCCTTACCCCCTGGAACGGGCTCTGTCTATAGCACCGCGGGTAGCTTCGCAGATGCCCCCGTTGATAGACTACTTGAGGAGCTCAACAATGACGTTCTATCGGAGGGGCTTGAGAACATTGCCCTTCGAGAATCAACTTCCGGCCTACCAGAGGAACTGCTGTTGTCCAAAGTGGATAGCTTCTCGTCGAGATTCTCCGCGAACTTTCATTCCTCCGCCCAGCAAACGTCCTCGCGCCGCTTGAAGGTCTCGACACTATCTTCTCTAGACTATGGAAATGCGCAAAACGGAAACGCGGCGTTTGTAGCGGTCTGCATAGTGGACCAATCCTCCCGAAATATGACTGTCGTGAATTTGCGAGCAGACCGTGTGGCTGCATCGAAACAGCGAAAAAAGCGGCAGCGACCACTTCTGGTTCATTCAGCAGGCATCCAACATGTTCCCAGCGTATTGGATGCCCGCAAGGTCTTTGATGGAGACATCTCCAGAATCCTAACTCTGAGTGTGTCCGACAATGGCCAGCGTGAATTGTCTCTACAGACACCTTGGGGAAGTCCAACGAGAATCGATATTCCTTTGCCACTGCAAATTTACGAGCCACATGGAATCTCGGCCACTAAGATTGTAAGCCGTCCGAGGGAGAGTGGCGTCAACCGAGTCCTGGCAGACCCCGGCCTTGTTTTCATCGAGCTTGACCACGATTGCTCGAGAGGCAAGGTCGATTTGGTGGACAGTGACAAGCAACGGCACCGGCTCCAGGTTCAAATGGAGCCTCGCAACGATctggtgaagaagatcctcCGAGTCTGCAAATTCGTCCTGCGTGACTCGGAGAAagctggcgatggcgtgCTGGTGGGCTGGTGGGAAGTGTACAAGTGGCTTCAGGGCAGGGAAGAGATCACAAATGATCTAGAATGGACTGCCATGGTGGTCGTGTTATTTTCATTGGCCATTCCATTCGTCAGCCACGCCGAGCCCCAGACGCCAGCCAAGCGAGTGCGCAGGAAGAAAGGTCTGCTCCGGTCAAGTAGTGGCAGTTACGTTGATCTGGAAAGCTGGGAAGCGATGCTCAACTTGGaatctggatcttctggtgTTGTGGCACCATGGATGATGGACAGTTCTTGGGGGTGGATCGTTGAACAAGATGCGATTGAGGACCTGGCTGCACGCGATGCGTCTCGGACGCCAAAAGCAGAACAGCCCAATGCAAGCCGGTCAACCTATCGTCACAATTCTTACTTGATCCGATGCATATCGCTCAGTCGCGAGTTCCTCCAGAGCCCGAGGGGCTCCAAAGCCACCGGTTGTGAAGGATATTTACCCATCTCAGGAGCTTTCTCTGAGAACACAAGACGCACATCGCTTTGCACGTTACTTGTTGGCTTACACCTTCTCCGTGAAGAACAGAAGCTCTCTACCGGTGACTCTGAGGAGGCGCAGCGACCATTGGGACTTCTGGCCCCTGTCCTTGCACAAATTGGCGGctggctgggctggcggTCATGGAAATGGACTGAGGATGCTTACTTCGGTACCGAAATGGCCAGTATGGAGCGTTGGCAATTCGAAGACACCCAGATTTCCTCGATCGATGTCCCCCACGAACCTTTTGCTCCCCCATCAATATTCGCATTTCTCATCAATGCTGCGGATCTATCTTCTTCGAATTTTATCACCCTTCTTGACCTCATAAATGCACCGGATCAAGCTCCTAGAAAGGGACGAATGTGGCGAGAGTGCTTCAACCTCACCCCAAGAACCATGGCGTTGAAatgcttcttctccgaggCACAGAATGTGTCGACACCTTTGGAAAAAATCAGACTATTGCACCGATGGGGTCTCACCAAGAGCATTATCGATACGTTCCCTGAAGGTGTCAGCGCACCACTGTATGAAGCTGTCATGCGGTGTCAGATGGACGCTTCAACTTCCTGGGATGCAACACTTCTGGAACTGATTGACCGGGAGGATCTCTACATGTCGATGAACTCAGTCTATACCCAATCGCTAGCAACTTCACAACAGCCATCCCTTTCCCATGATGCCGTGCGAGACTTCCATCTCATTAGCACTTCGGCCCTGGACATTGACACCATCAGCGCCTTCGAAGCCTCCGCGGAGGCTGACCGCTTTTCAGTCACAAGATTGATTTTCCGGGAGGACAAGCGCTTCATCGAAGCTGCCCGCCTGCTAAACCAATCCAAAGCTCCCGTGGCTGAGTGTGTTCCCGAGGCAGACTGGTCCGACGCGGACCTGTTAGATGCGCAAAAAGAGCTTGTGCAGCTGGTGACCTTTAGGACATTGTCAACCCCCGCAGGCCGTGCTATGCTTTCCTTTAGTGGCCGACTGCCTCTGTTGACTGAGAAGCTGCCAATCCCGTCCTTCTCCTTACAATGTGTTATGAAGCCGTCCAACGTGACCATCAGCGCCGAAAGGTCCGCATTTACTGAAGAAAAAGTGTGCTGGGCCTTCTTTCACAACGGAGTATCTACTGGACTGGCCATCTCCAAAGCGTCCAAGGGGATCGATACCTCGTGGATCCTCTTCAACAAGCCTCAAGATCTCACCAACCGCCACGCGGGATTCCTGCTAGCTCTGGGTCTGAACGGTCATCTCAAGTCTCTGGCTAAGTGGGTTGCGTTCAAGTACCTTACGCCAAAGCACACCATGACATCTATCGGTCTTCTGTTGGGTCTGTCTGCTTCATATCTGGGCACGATGGACACGCTAATCACACGCCTGTTGTCTGTGCACGTTACAAGAATGCTGCCAATCGGGGCAGCAGAACTCAACTTGTCCCCCTTAACGCAAACTGCCGGGATTATGGGGATTGGACTGCTGTATTGCGGCTCTCAGCATCGACGTATGAGCGAAGTCATGCTGTCAGAGATTGAGAACATTGAACAAGATGAACAGTCCACCTCTCAAGAGGATCTCCGTGATGAAGGATATCGCCTCGCCGCGGGATTCGCGCTGGGGCTTATAAACCTGGGCAAAGGCAACGATTTACGCGGAATGCGTGACATGCACATTGTCGAGCGGCTGTTGGCCGTTGCAGTTGGTACCAAGAACGTTGATCTGTCTCATGTTCTCGACCGTGCCACGGCCGGTGCCACGATTGCACTCACTATCATCTTCATGAAGACCAACGACTCAGTGCTGGCCCAGAAAATCGACATCCCTGACACCACGGTACGTTTTGACTATGTGCGGCCAGACCTTTTCCTTCTGAGGACCTTGGCACGGCACCTCATTATGTGGGATAGCATTCGACCTACCGCCGACTGGATCAGCCAGAGTCTGCCAAAGGTGTATCGGCGGCGATCGCGCCTTTCGGGTGTTCGCCAGCTGCGTAGCGAAGACATGCCTTTCTTCAATATCATTGCGGGTCTCTGCTTCAGCTTGGGTCTCCGCTACTCCGGCTCTGGCCACGGGCCGGCACGGGACCTGTTGCTGTTCTACCTCGATCAGTTCCTCCGCATCTCACGTTTACCAGCCCTGAATTACGATAGCAAGCTCGCGCGCAACTCTGTTCGGAACTGTCAGGACATTGTTGCCCTGGCCACCTCTACGGTCATGGCCGGCACAGGCGACTTGGCCCTTTTCCGGCGTCTGCGTTCGCTTCACGGTCGAATTGATGCCGATACATCCTATGGCAGCCACATGGCGGCACACATGGCAATCGGGATGCTCTTCCTGGGCGGAGGCAGCTACACACTTGGAACATCCGACCTGGCCGTAGCCTCGCTCCTCTGCGCCTTCTACCCGATCTTTCCAACCACCGTGCTCGACAACAAATGCCATCTCCAAGCCTTCCGGCATCTCTGGGTCCTCGCCACAGAACCACGTTGCCTGATCCCGCGTGACCTCGACACCCGGCGTCCGATCTCTatccccatcaccatcacttCGCATGACGGCGCCATCCGCACTCTCACCGCACCCTGCCTCCTCCCAGATCCTACGAGTATCACCCACATCGGAGTCTGCGGCCCAGACCACTGGCCATTGGTCCTTGAATTCGGTCAGAACGATGCCCTGCGAGAAAAATTCCGGCATGGCGATCCCTCCATCTACCTCCGCCGCAAAGCTATTCACAGCGCCTCGGGTTCCTCCTCCGTTTTCTCCTCTACCCTTACAGGCCTCAGCGAAGCTCAGGATATCCTCCCGTCCACAGCGGGCGCCTCAGCTAAATTCAAGGGCGCTCCGCCGTCCGCTTGGCCGAACCGCACCGCTTTACTTTCCGGTACTGAATCCGGCTCTGCTGCTACAACCACACCTTCCCAGTCTCCTTGGGACTGGATCTTCCAGCTCCCTTCCCTCTCCGGTCTAGATATCCGCGAACGTTCTCTAGTCCTCCCGTCTGCCTTCCCCACTCGCGCGCCGCGCATCGCAACAGAGCTGAGCTCCGCGCCACCCTGGCTCCGCACCTCGGCCGTCGATGCCAGACTTGCTCTGTCTCATACAGTGCGCAACATTATTCAATCCGCACGCGGCCGTGGTGCTGATCCGGACCAAGTCCGTGATCGCATCTGGCAGTTAAGGCTTCTATTTGACTGGCTCGATCGTTCTTCGCCTGCTGCTGAGAACGGTGCGGATTCGCTctcgtcggcatcctctGCAGCGCAGCCGCCTGGCCTTTGGCTGAGAAGGGACTTTGTTGAGGAGGCGAGGTGGTTGGTTTGGGGGGTGCAGGTTGGAGATCTGGATGGGCCGGTGTCGACTGTTACGTGA
- a CDS encoding uncharacterized protein (ID:PFLUO_000787-T1.cds;~source:funannotate) has translation MAFPGERFVLDLDEDSGPPEATAAVPSPFSLIGEIQERTPAAGPSAPTPPAPSLSSTGFPPHRQRNKTSAFKQRRAKQQDAPQPAAQPAAPDDKQFIDEENRRQLASMSNSQIQQEREELMASMDPGLLQRFLRRAKIDEDDKKGDETPLSEDPSTSSKPKKSVSFNIPPPASAAPQPQFQPTSKAPANDDMPPTNLPLDLYPASERPSLDPAMLETFHFPHPKQPMPTLDPSSPSFLSDLQSHYFPEMSHDSSALSWLQSPSSDAEDPDSSSAYHPASSAISLAPSSIRFSLRGTILAPSTSLSLPTTLGLHHHGDDPQAAGYTIPELAILSRSSFPAQRCVAWQVLGRILFRLGRAEFGDRGGQLSEGLWHVIEKEGVVGGMLAEADGAAGLGLPGKNTQKQGGEQQKKKSENDHAGGDAPAVSSIGRHASAAAWAVEGVWLWQKGGGGDRGLLKDGQIRSL, from the coding sequence ATGGCATTTCCAGGTGAGCGCTTCGTGCTCGACCTGGACGAGGACTCCGGTCCACCGGAAGCTACTGCGGCCGTGCCTTCCCCGTTCTCTCTCATCGGCGAGATCCAGGAACGCACTCCCGCCGCTGGCCCGTCCGCTCCAACCCCACCGGCACCCTCGCTATCCTCGACCGGCTTCCCGCCTCATCGCCAGCGCAACAAGACGTCTGCTTTTAAGCAGCGACGGGCGAAACAGCAAGATGCGCCTCAACCTGCGGCacagccagcagcaccggACGACAAGCAGTtcatcgacgaggagaatCGCCGCCAGCTGGCGTCCATGTCGAACTCGCAGATCCAGCAGGAGCGTGAAGAGCTGATGGCCTCCATGGATCCGGGTCTGCTGCAGCGCTTTCTGCGCCGTGCTAAGATAGATGAGGATGACAAAAAGGGGGATGAAACCCCGCTATCAGAAGATccgtcgacatcatccaaGCCGAAAAAGTCGGTTTCCTTCAATATCCCTCCACCCGCCTCGGCTGCACCACAACCACAATTCCAGCCTACTTCAAAAGCGCCTGCAAATGATGACATGCCCCCGACAAACCTCCCACTCGACCTGTATCCGGCATCTGAACGCCCATCCCTCGACCCAGCCATGCTGGAAACCTTCCACTTCCCACATCCAAAGCAACCAATGCCAACTCTCGACCCATCATCCCCCTCGTTCTTATCCGACCTCCAATCCCACTACTTCCCGGAGATGTCACACGACTCGTCCGCACTCTCCTGGCTCCAATCACCCTCCTCCGACGCAGAAGACCCAGACAGCAGCTCAGCATACCAccccgccagcagcgcaaTCTCGCTCGCACCATCATCAATCCGCTTCTCGTTGCGAGGCACAATCCTCGCGCCCTCGACATCactctccctccccacaACACTGGGCTTGCACCATCACGGGGACGATCCGCAGGCGGCCGGGTATACGATTCCCGAGCTGGCAATTCTGTCGCGGTCTTCGTTTCCCGCACAGCGGTGTGTTGCATGGCAGGTTCTCGGACGGATTCTATTTCGGCTTGGGCGAGCGGAGTTTGGGGATCGTGGCGGGCAGTTGTCGGAGGGGCTGTGGCACGTTatcgagaaggagggtgTGGTGGGCGGGATGCTTGCTGAAGCGGATGGGGCTGCTGGGTTGGGGTTGCCAGGAAAGAACACTCAAAAGCAAGGAGGTgagcagcagaaaaagaagagtGAGAATGATcatgctggtggtgatgcaCCTGCTGTTTCGAGCATCGGACGCCATGCTAGTGCCGCTGCATGGGCGGTTGAGGGTGTATGGTTGTGGCAGAagggcggcggtggtgatcGTGGTCTATTGAAAGACGGCCAGATTCGATCCCTGTAA